The proteins below come from a single Rhinolophus ferrumequinum isolate MPI-CBG mRhiFer1 chromosome 8, mRhiFer1_v1.p, whole genome shotgun sequence genomic window:
- the SF3B1 gene encoding splicing factor 3B subunit 1 isoform X1, which yields MAKIAKTHEDIEAQIREIQGKKAALDEAQGVGLDSTGYYDQEIYGGSDSRFAGYVTSIAATELEDDDDDYSSSTSLLGQKKPGYHAPVALLNDIPQSTEQYDPFAEHRPPKIADREDEYKKHRRTMIISPERLDPFADGGKTPDPKMNARTYMDVMREQHLTKEEREIRQQLAEKAKAGELKVVNGAAASQPPSKRKRRWDQTADQTPGATPKKLSSWDQAETPGHTPSLRWDETPGRSKGSETPGATPGSKIWDPTPSHTPAGAATPGRGDTPGHATPGHGGATSSARKNRWDETPKTERDTPGHGSGWAETPRTDRGGDSIGETPTPGASKRKSRWDETPASQMGGSTPVLTPGKTPIGTPAMNMATPTPGHIMSMTPEQLQAWRWEREIDERNRPLSDEELDAMFPEGYKVLPPPAGYVPIRTPARKLTATPTPLGGMTGFHMQTEDRTMKSVNDQPSGNLPFLKPDDIQYFDKLLVDVDESTLSPEEQKERKIMKLLLKIKNGTPPMRKAALRQITDKAREFGAGPLFNQILPLLMSPTLEDQERHLLVKVIDRILYKLDDLVRPYVHKILVVIEPLLIDEDYYARVEGREIISNLAKAAGLATMISTMRPDIDNMDEYVRNTTARAFAVVASALGIPSLLPFLKAVCKSKKSWQARHTGIKIVQQIAILMGCAILPHLRSLVEIIEHGLVDEQQKVRTISALAIAALAEAATPYGIESFDSVLKPLWKGIRQHRGKGLAAFLKAIGYLIPLMDAEYANYYTREVMLILIREFQSPDEEMKKIVLKVVKQCCGTDGVEANYIKTEILPPFFKHFWQHRMALDRRNYRQLVDTTVELANKVGAAEIISRIVDDLKDEAEQYRKMVMETIEKIMGNLGAADIDHKLEEQLIDGILYAFQEQTTEDSVMLNGFGTVVNALGKRVKPYLPQICGTVLWRLNNKSAKVRQQAADLISRTAVVMKTCQEEKLMGHLGVVLYEYLGEEYPEVLGSILGALKAIVNVIGMHKMTPPIKDLLPRLTPILKNRHEKVQENCIDLVGRIADRGAEYVSAREWMRICFELLELLKAHKKAIRRATVNTFGYIAKAIGPHDVLATLLNNLKVQERQNRVCTTVAIAIVAETCSPFTVLPALMNEYRVPELNVQNGVLKSLSFLFEYIGEMGKDYIYAVTPLLEDALMDRDLVHRQTASAVVQHMSLGVYGFGCEDSLNHLLNYVWPNVFETSPHVIQAVMGALEGLRVAIGPCRMLQYCLQGLFHPARKVRDVYWKIYNSIYIGSQDALIAHYPRIYNDDKNTYIRYELDYIL from the exons ATGGCGAAGATTGCCAAGACTCACGAAG ATATCGAAGCACAGATTCGAGAAATTCAAGGCAAGAAGGCAGCTCTTGATGAAGCTCAAGGAGTGGGCCTTGATTCTACAGGTTATTATGATCAGGAAATTTACGGTGGAAGTGACAGCAGATTTGCTGGATATGTGACATCAATTGCTGCAACTGAACTTGAAGAT GATGACGATGACTACTCATCATCTACAAGTTTGCTCGGTCAGAAGAAGCCAGGATACCATGCCCCTGTGGCATTGCTTAATGATATACCACAGTCAACGGAacag TATGATCCATTTGCTGAGCACCGACCTCCGAAAATTGCAGACCGGGAAGATGAATACAAAAAGCACAGGCGGACCATGATAATTTCCCCAGAGCGTCTTGATCCTTTTGCAGATG GAGGGAAGACCCCTGATCCTAAAATGAATGCTAGAACTTACATGGATGTAATGCGAGAACAGCATTTGACTAAAGAGGAG agagaaaTTAGGCAACAACTAGCAGAAAAAGCTAAAGCTGGAGAACTAAAAGTCGTCAATGGAGCAGCAGCATCCCAGCCTCCCTCAAAACGAAAACGGCGTTGGGATCAAACAGCTGATCAGACTCCTGGTGCCACTCCCAAGAAGCTATCAAGTTGGGATCAAGCAGAG acCCCTGGACATACCCCTTCCTTAAGATGGGATGAGACACCAGGTCGTTCAAAGGGAAGTGAGACTCCTGGAGCAACCCCAGGCTCAAAAATATGGGATCCTACACCTAGTCACACACCAGCGGGAGCTGCTACTCCTGGACGAGGCGATACACCAGGCCATGCAACACCAGGCCATGGAGGCGCAACTTCCAGTGCTCGTAAAAACAGATGGGATGAGACCCCGAAAACAGAAAGAG atactCCTGGACATGGAAGTGGATGGGCTGAGACTCCTAGAACAGATCGAGGTGGAGATTCAATTGGTGAAACACCTACTCCTGGAGCCAGTAAAAGAAAGTCACGATGGGATGAAACACCAGCTAGTCAGATGGGTGGAAGCACTCCTGTTCTGACACCTGGAAAAACACCTATTGGCACACCAGCAATGAACATGGCTACCCCCACTCCAG GTCACATAATGAGTATGACTCCTGAACAGCTTCAGGCTTGGCGGTGGGAGAGAgaaattgatgaaagaaatcgCCCACTTTCTGATGAAGAATTAGATGCTATGTTCCCAGAAGGATATAAG GTACTTCCTCCTCCAGCTGGTTATGTTCCTATTCGAACTCCAGCTCGAAAGCTGACTGCGACTCCGACCCCTCTGGGCGGCATGACTGGCTTCCATATGCAGACTGAAGATAGGACTATGAAGAGTGTTAACGACCAGCCATCAGGGAACCTTCCGTTCTTAAAACCTGATGATATTCAGTACTTCGATAAACTTCTG GTGGACGTGGATGAATCCACACTGAGCCCTGAAGAGCAGAAGGAGAGGAAGATCATGAAGctacttttgaaaattaagaatggaacGCCCCCCATGAGAAAG GCTGCCTTGCGTCAGATTACTGATAAAGCTCGTGAGTTTGGAGCTGGTCCTTTGTTTAATCAGATTCTTCCTCTTCTGATGTCTCCTACACTTGAGGATCAAGAGCGTCATTTACTTGTCAAAGTTATTGATAGAATATTGTACAAACTTGATGACTTAGTTCGACCATATGTGCACAAG ATCCTTGTGGTCATTGAACCATTACTGATTGATGAAGATTACTATGCTAGAGTGGAAGGCCGAGAGATTATTTCTAATTTGGcaaag GCTGCTGGTCTGGCTACTATGATCTCTACCATGAGACCTGATATAGATAACATGGACGAGTATGTCCGTAACACAACAGCTAGAGCTTTTGCTGTTGTAGCCTCTGCCCTGGGCATTCCTTCATTATTGCCTTTCTTAAAAGCTGTGTGCAAAAGCAAGAAGTCCTGGCAAGCGAGACATACTGGTATTAAGATCGTACAGCAGATAGCTATTCTTATGGGCTGTGCCATATTGCCACATCTGAGAAGTTTAGTTGAAATCATTGAACACG GTCTTGTGGATGAGCAGCAGAAAGTTCGGACCATTAGTGCTTTGGCCATTGCTGCCTTGGCTGAAGCAGCAACTCCTTACGGTATTGAATCTTTTGATTCTGTGTTAAAGCCTCTATGGAAGGGTATCCGCCAACACAGAGGAAAG ggtCTGGCTGCCTTCTTAAAGGCTATTGGGTATCTTATTCCTCTCATGGATGCAGAATATGCCAACTACTATACTAGAGAAGTGATGTTAATCCTTATTCGAGAATTCCAATCTCctgatgaagaaatgaagaaaattgtgCTGAAG GTGGTAAAGCAGTGCTGTGGAACAGATGGTGTAGAAGCAAACTACATTAAAACAGAgattcttcctcccttttttaaaCACTTCTGGCAACACCGAATGGCTTTGGATAGAAGAAATTACCGACAG ttAGTTGATACTACTGTGGAGTTAGCAAACAAAGTAGGTGCCGCAGAAATTATATCCAGGATTGTGGATGATCTGAAAGACGAAGCTGAACAGTACAGAAAAATGGTGATGGAAACAATTGAGAAAATTATGGGCAACTTGGGAGCAGCAGATATTGATCATAAACTTGAAGAACAACTGATTGATGGTATTCTTTATGCTTTCCAAGAACAGACTACAGAG gaCTCAGTAATGTTGAATGGGTTTGGCACAGTGGTCAATGCACTTGGCAAACGGGTCAAGCCTTACTTGCCTCAGATATGTGGTACAGTTTTGTGGCGTTTGAATAACAAATCAGCAAAAGTTAGGCAACAGGCAGCTGACTTGATCTCTCGAACTGCTGTTGTCATGAAGACTTGTCAAGAG GAAAAATTGATGGGGCACTTGGGTGTTGTTTTGTATGAATATTTGGGTGAAGAATACCCTGAAGTATTGGGCAGCATTCTTGGAGCGCTGAAGGCCATTGTAAATGTAATAG GTATGCATAAGATGACCCCACCAATTAAAGATCTGCTGCCTAGACTCACCCCCATCTTAAAGAACAGACATGAAAAAGTACAAGAGAATTGTATTGATCTTGTTGGACGTATTGCTGACAG gGGAGCTGAATATGTGTCAGCAAGAGAGTGGATGAGGATTTGCTTTGAGCTTTTGGAGCTCTTAAAAGCTCACAAAAAAGCTATTCGTAGAGCCACAGTCAACACATTTGGTTATATTGCAAAGGCTATTGG cccTCATGATGTATTGGCTACACTTTTAAACAACCTCAAAGTTCAGGAAAGGCAGAACAGAGTTTGTACCACCGTAGCAATAGCTATTGTCGCCGAAACGTGTTCACCCTTCACAGTACTACCTGCcttaatgaatgaatacagagTTCCTGAACTGAACGTTCAAAATGGAGTGTTAAAATCACTTTCCTTCCTGTTTGAATATATTGGTGAAATGGGAAAGGACTACATTTATGCTGTAACACCATTACTTGAAGATGCTTTAATGGATAG GGACCTTGTACACAGACAGACCGCTAGTGCGGTGGTGCAACACATGTCACTTGGGGTTTATGGATTTGGTTGTGAAGATTCGCTGAATCACTTGTTGAACTATGTATGGCCCAATGTGTTTGAGACATCTCCCCATGTAATTCAGGCAGTTATGGGAGCCCTGGAGGGCTTGCGAGTTGCTATTGGACCATGTAGAAtgttgcagtattgtttacag GGTTTGTTTCACCCAGCCCGGAAAGTCAGAGATGTGTATTGGAAAATTTACAACTCCATCTACATTGGTTCACAGGATGCTCTCATAGCACATTACCCAAGAATCTACAATGATGATAAGAACACCTATATTCGTTATGAACTTGattatatcttataa
- the SF3B1 gene encoding splicing factor 3B subunit 1 isoform X2 — translation MHRTWCLDIEAQIREIQGKKAALDEAQGVGLDSTGYYDQEIYGGSDSRFAGYVTSIAATELEDDDDDYSSSTSLLGQKKPGYHAPVALLNDIPQSTEQYDPFAEHRPPKIADREDEYKKHRRTMIISPERLDPFADGGKTPDPKMNARTYMDVMREQHLTKEEREIRQQLAEKAKAGELKVVNGAAASQPPSKRKRRWDQTADQTPGATPKKLSSWDQAETPGHTPSLRWDETPGRSKGSETPGATPGSKIWDPTPSHTPAGAATPGRGDTPGHATPGHGGATSSARKNRWDETPKTERDTPGHGSGWAETPRTDRGGDSIGETPTPGASKRKSRWDETPASQMGGSTPVLTPGKTPIGTPAMNMATPTPGHIMSMTPEQLQAWRWEREIDERNRPLSDEELDAMFPEGYKVLPPPAGYVPIRTPARKLTATPTPLGGMTGFHMQTEDRTMKSVNDQPSGNLPFLKPDDIQYFDKLLVDVDESTLSPEEQKERKIMKLLLKIKNGTPPMRKAALRQITDKAREFGAGPLFNQILPLLMSPTLEDQERHLLVKVIDRILYKLDDLVRPYVHKILVVIEPLLIDEDYYARVEGREIISNLAKAAGLATMISTMRPDIDNMDEYVRNTTARAFAVVASALGIPSLLPFLKAVCKSKKSWQARHTGIKIVQQIAILMGCAILPHLRSLVEIIEHGLVDEQQKVRTISALAIAALAEAATPYGIESFDSVLKPLWKGIRQHRGKGLAAFLKAIGYLIPLMDAEYANYYTREVMLILIREFQSPDEEMKKIVLKVVKQCCGTDGVEANYIKTEILPPFFKHFWQHRMALDRRNYRQLVDTTVELANKVGAAEIISRIVDDLKDEAEQYRKMVMETIEKIMGNLGAADIDHKLEEQLIDGILYAFQEQTTEDSVMLNGFGTVVNALGKRVKPYLPQICGTVLWRLNNKSAKVRQQAADLISRTAVVMKTCQEEKLMGHLGVVLYEYLGEEYPEVLGSILGALKAIVNVIGMHKMTPPIKDLLPRLTPILKNRHEKVQENCIDLVGRIADRGAEYVSAREWMRICFELLELLKAHKKAIRRATVNTFGYIAKAIGPHDVLATLLNNLKVQERQNRVCTTVAIAIVAETCSPFTVLPALMNEYRVPELNVQNGVLKSLSFLFEYIGEMGKDYIYAVTPLLEDALMDRDLVHRQTASAVVQHMSLGVYGFGCEDSLNHLLNYVWPNVFETSPHVIQAVMGALEGLRVAIGPCRMLQYCLQGLFHPARKVRDVYWKIYNSIYIGSQDALIAHYPRIYNDDKNTYIRYELDYIL, via the exons ATGCATAGAACATGGTGTTTGG ATATCGAAGCACAGATTCGAGAAATTCAAGGCAAGAAGGCAGCTCTTGATGAAGCTCAAGGAGTGGGCCTTGATTCTACAGGTTATTATGATCAGGAAATTTACGGTGGAAGTGACAGCAGATTTGCTGGATATGTGACATCAATTGCTGCAACTGAACTTGAAGAT GATGACGATGACTACTCATCATCTACAAGTTTGCTCGGTCAGAAGAAGCCAGGATACCATGCCCCTGTGGCATTGCTTAATGATATACCACAGTCAACGGAacag TATGATCCATTTGCTGAGCACCGACCTCCGAAAATTGCAGACCGGGAAGATGAATACAAAAAGCACAGGCGGACCATGATAATTTCCCCAGAGCGTCTTGATCCTTTTGCAGATG GAGGGAAGACCCCTGATCCTAAAATGAATGCTAGAACTTACATGGATGTAATGCGAGAACAGCATTTGACTAAAGAGGAG agagaaaTTAGGCAACAACTAGCAGAAAAAGCTAAAGCTGGAGAACTAAAAGTCGTCAATGGAGCAGCAGCATCCCAGCCTCCCTCAAAACGAAAACGGCGTTGGGATCAAACAGCTGATCAGACTCCTGGTGCCACTCCCAAGAAGCTATCAAGTTGGGATCAAGCAGAG acCCCTGGACATACCCCTTCCTTAAGATGGGATGAGACACCAGGTCGTTCAAAGGGAAGTGAGACTCCTGGAGCAACCCCAGGCTCAAAAATATGGGATCCTACACCTAGTCACACACCAGCGGGAGCTGCTACTCCTGGACGAGGCGATACACCAGGCCATGCAACACCAGGCCATGGAGGCGCAACTTCCAGTGCTCGTAAAAACAGATGGGATGAGACCCCGAAAACAGAAAGAG atactCCTGGACATGGAAGTGGATGGGCTGAGACTCCTAGAACAGATCGAGGTGGAGATTCAATTGGTGAAACACCTACTCCTGGAGCCAGTAAAAGAAAGTCACGATGGGATGAAACACCAGCTAGTCAGATGGGTGGAAGCACTCCTGTTCTGACACCTGGAAAAACACCTATTGGCACACCAGCAATGAACATGGCTACCCCCACTCCAG GTCACATAATGAGTATGACTCCTGAACAGCTTCAGGCTTGGCGGTGGGAGAGAgaaattgatgaaagaaatcgCCCACTTTCTGATGAAGAATTAGATGCTATGTTCCCAGAAGGATATAAG GTACTTCCTCCTCCAGCTGGTTATGTTCCTATTCGAACTCCAGCTCGAAAGCTGACTGCGACTCCGACCCCTCTGGGCGGCATGACTGGCTTCCATATGCAGACTGAAGATAGGACTATGAAGAGTGTTAACGACCAGCCATCAGGGAACCTTCCGTTCTTAAAACCTGATGATATTCAGTACTTCGATAAACTTCTG GTGGACGTGGATGAATCCACACTGAGCCCTGAAGAGCAGAAGGAGAGGAAGATCATGAAGctacttttgaaaattaagaatggaacGCCCCCCATGAGAAAG GCTGCCTTGCGTCAGATTACTGATAAAGCTCGTGAGTTTGGAGCTGGTCCTTTGTTTAATCAGATTCTTCCTCTTCTGATGTCTCCTACACTTGAGGATCAAGAGCGTCATTTACTTGTCAAAGTTATTGATAGAATATTGTACAAACTTGATGACTTAGTTCGACCATATGTGCACAAG ATCCTTGTGGTCATTGAACCATTACTGATTGATGAAGATTACTATGCTAGAGTGGAAGGCCGAGAGATTATTTCTAATTTGGcaaag GCTGCTGGTCTGGCTACTATGATCTCTACCATGAGACCTGATATAGATAACATGGACGAGTATGTCCGTAACACAACAGCTAGAGCTTTTGCTGTTGTAGCCTCTGCCCTGGGCATTCCTTCATTATTGCCTTTCTTAAAAGCTGTGTGCAAAAGCAAGAAGTCCTGGCAAGCGAGACATACTGGTATTAAGATCGTACAGCAGATAGCTATTCTTATGGGCTGTGCCATATTGCCACATCTGAGAAGTTTAGTTGAAATCATTGAACACG GTCTTGTGGATGAGCAGCAGAAAGTTCGGACCATTAGTGCTTTGGCCATTGCTGCCTTGGCTGAAGCAGCAACTCCTTACGGTATTGAATCTTTTGATTCTGTGTTAAAGCCTCTATGGAAGGGTATCCGCCAACACAGAGGAAAG ggtCTGGCTGCCTTCTTAAAGGCTATTGGGTATCTTATTCCTCTCATGGATGCAGAATATGCCAACTACTATACTAGAGAAGTGATGTTAATCCTTATTCGAGAATTCCAATCTCctgatgaagaaatgaagaaaattgtgCTGAAG GTGGTAAAGCAGTGCTGTGGAACAGATGGTGTAGAAGCAAACTACATTAAAACAGAgattcttcctcccttttttaaaCACTTCTGGCAACACCGAATGGCTTTGGATAGAAGAAATTACCGACAG ttAGTTGATACTACTGTGGAGTTAGCAAACAAAGTAGGTGCCGCAGAAATTATATCCAGGATTGTGGATGATCTGAAAGACGAAGCTGAACAGTACAGAAAAATGGTGATGGAAACAATTGAGAAAATTATGGGCAACTTGGGAGCAGCAGATATTGATCATAAACTTGAAGAACAACTGATTGATGGTATTCTTTATGCTTTCCAAGAACAGACTACAGAG gaCTCAGTAATGTTGAATGGGTTTGGCACAGTGGTCAATGCACTTGGCAAACGGGTCAAGCCTTACTTGCCTCAGATATGTGGTACAGTTTTGTGGCGTTTGAATAACAAATCAGCAAAAGTTAGGCAACAGGCAGCTGACTTGATCTCTCGAACTGCTGTTGTCATGAAGACTTGTCAAGAG GAAAAATTGATGGGGCACTTGGGTGTTGTTTTGTATGAATATTTGGGTGAAGAATACCCTGAAGTATTGGGCAGCATTCTTGGAGCGCTGAAGGCCATTGTAAATGTAATAG GTATGCATAAGATGACCCCACCAATTAAAGATCTGCTGCCTAGACTCACCCCCATCTTAAAGAACAGACATGAAAAAGTACAAGAGAATTGTATTGATCTTGTTGGACGTATTGCTGACAG gGGAGCTGAATATGTGTCAGCAAGAGAGTGGATGAGGATTTGCTTTGAGCTTTTGGAGCTCTTAAAAGCTCACAAAAAAGCTATTCGTAGAGCCACAGTCAACACATTTGGTTATATTGCAAAGGCTATTGG cccTCATGATGTATTGGCTACACTTTTAAACAACCTCAAAGTTCAGGAAAGGCAGAACAGAGTTTGTACCACCGTAGCAATAGCTATTGTCGCCGAAACGTGTTCACCCTTCACAGTACTACCTGCcttaatgaatgaatacagagTTCCTGAACTGAACGTTCAAAATGGAGTGTTAAAATCACTTTCCTTCCTGTTTGAATATATTGGTGAAATGGGAAAGGACTACATTTATGCTGTAACACCATTACTTGAAGATGCTTTAATGGATAG GGACCTTGTACACAGACAGACCGCTAGTGCGGTGGTGCAACACATGTCACTTGGGGTTTATGGATTTGGTTGTGAAGATTCGCTGAATCACTTGTTGAACTATGTATGGCCCAATGTGTTTGAGACATCTCCCCATGTAATTCAGGCAGTTATGGGAGCCCTGGAGGGCTTGCGAGTTGCTATTGGACCATGTAGAAtgttgcagtattgtttacag GGTTTGTTTCACCCAGCCCGGAAAGTCAGAGATGTGTATTGGAAAATTTACAACTCCATCTACATTGGTTCACAGGATGCTCTCATAGCACATTACCCAAGAATCTACAATGATGATAAGAACACCTATATTCGTTATGAACTTGattatatcttataa